The Medicago truncatula cultivar Jemalong A17 chromosome 7, MtrunA17r5.0-ANR, whole genome shotgun sequence genome includes the window caccttcgaacccttctttttttccaAACCATCGCAAACAATTTCGTGTCATGTCATAGGCgatttttatttgttcttctcatcacctaaacctaaacaattctaacaattctacaacgattcatcaaaacctaaacctaacaattcaataaaagttctctaacaattctaacctaaacaatcctaacatatcataaaatcaatataatcgaacctatataatcgaaatttaacaaacaaaaaaaaaacaaacaattcgaccacaaaacaacaatgcaataggattcagaaaacttacttgtttttgtgattgaaattcgCTTGGAATAgcttcaaattgctcaaaatcGCAGCAAGGAAAATCAAAAACGCAACAAtagagttttggaaactcctatgtctGTTATGTTCTTATAACATTTTCCTCGACAGCTAACTACCGAAGGGGCAAAAACGTCATTTACTCGTGTATCACAGCCTTATgtaatgtgggaacagcaattctcaaatTTGTTTGAAGGATGAAGGAGGAATATTAAAAGCAAATATTCTGttccaaaagaaaacaaagtgaGAAGAGGAGAGGACAGCGGTGTAGTTGTAACAAAGCGGCAAtgcaagaagaagaataagaataagTAGAAGGAGTGTCTTTTCAGATATGTTGCGAGATGTTCTTCTTTTTGCAATTCCTTTAgaataaataaagtaataatattaGTTAGTTACTTACTTACTTGTTAATAAAACAATGAATTGGGTGATTTTCTTcacttgaaaatgaaataaatgaattaattatatattaatcTTGTTGATTTGTTGTTTATAGCTAGCTAGTATTGCATTACATAGAGAGTAAGAGATGGAGTTTGCAATGGAACAGAGTAAGAGCTTTGTCTTCGCCCTTCAGGTACCTTCATTCAGatctatctattttttattataatttaatcaaGCGTTTGAGTTCAAGTAGTTAACTAGTTTCAATTCTATGCATTTGGGTTGGAACTGTTAAGGCCTGGAAAAATAATATATCACTCGTGAATCAAACTCGAGTTCTCCCGActcatctcataataattgaATGACTGCATTTCCATCCTCTGATTATATGCAGACTGGGTTTCATGTGAAAAGTTTGTGGTTTGAACAATTTCTAATATTGATCCTTCTCTTATGTCTTTTCAGGAACTTAAGAACCTGAGGCCTCAACTCTATTCTGCTGCAGACTACTGTGAAAAGTCTTATCTCCGTAGTGATCAGAAAGAAATGTAAGATGTTTGATTTGTAATTAGACTTTTAGTTTGTTGTTTTAGAAGGCAATCTTAGCCCCTTCTTTCAACTTTTCTTTTtggaaataatcaaaactattaTATCGTAACACTGCTACAAACAGTTGATTTTATCGGAGCACTTTGCTAGTTAATGTTATGGCTAAATTTTTCTATTGTACCACTCTTTAGgtatttcaataaatttaatttgtatgtttTGCTTTATGTGGTTAgaacaaaatataattatgtGAATAAAGAAGCAGATATGTAAATTTAGAGTACTTAAACAATAGTAATTTAATTCGACAATTTCTGATGACAAAAATTTGTGAACAGTCTGAAAGTGGTGACCAAAGAACACCAACTAACATTTGCTGTTGTTAATGTGACTTGTGGTGAGCACTTATTACCGGTTTCCGGCATCAGCATTATTGTTTATATGCAAAAGCATTTGTTATTCTGATTCTTAAAATGTTGTCTCAATAGTAAAGCGTAAAATGGATGTTGTGGCATATCGTCCTTCTTTAAAGGACATGAACTTGTGTCCTTGAAATTTTTGTGACTAGTTATTTTAACAGCTTGTGGGAGATATTATAAGCCCGCGCATCATCTGCTTACCGATAATTATTGTGTATTTGACCTGCATGGATTTCAGAGTTCTTGACAACATGAAAGATTACGCTGCAAGAGCTCTTGTTAATGCTGTTGATCATCTTGGGACTGTAGCCTGCAAGTTATCTGATCTTCTTGAGCAGCAAACATTGGATGTTTCAACCATGGACTTGAAGATCTCTACTCTAAATCAGGTTACAACAAAAACTTTAGAGACGTCATGTAGAATTAGGTATTTCTAATGGAGTTGAAGTGACATATTTCATATTTGCTTGCTACATGCAGAGACTTCTTACATGCCAAGTATACACAAACAAAGAGGGTGTTCGGCAACAACAGCTGTTGGCTATTATTCCTAGACATCACAAGCACTACATTTTACCAAGTAGGCTTAACTGCTATAACTTTTCTCCATAAGTAGTTATTGACTCCACAgactttgaattttgtttttacttatgGTTCTTGTTCATTTCTGTTACACAATGCAAGCTAGATTCGGTCAATAAAAAGGTGCATTTCCGTCCATACAAACAGACTGatgcaaaacaaaattcatttagAACCAGAAATCGTCCTCAACCTTCAGGTGCGTGGTTGGGAAAACTCTGTCGCTTGTCCTAATGTATGTTCTCCCCCCCACCCCCTAAGGTTTGTTGGTAAGTGGCGGACATTATTTTAATCAACTGAATGTGTATTGTTGTACTTAGGTACCCCTGTTGCAAAAACTCTTTCATGGCATCTAGCATCAGAAACTAAGTCGACCTTAAAAAAACGGAGTTCACATGCTTCAAAAAAGTAAGTTTTTAATTTGAGGCTGCACACGGCTgttgctttatttatttttctcttttaccATTGATGGTATTATTGTTGCACAAAGTTGCAGAgtgtttttttaacaagtttacACATCCACTTTTGCAGAATCAAGGATGCAAAATTCTCTGCCAAGACCACTGGAGTTTTCCACCTTACAGGTTTGTAGTTGTTGAATAATTGTGTCCCTGGTATTTGTTGGTTGTGTTTTAttctttctgtttttcttttattccttGATATGATTTAGTTTCCTTAGACAGTGGGACTCACAGCTTTGACCTCTCAATCCATAAGATTTTTGGACTCCCTTTTGTATAGTAAATATATTTGGTTTGTATCGTCAAATTATATGAGACTgtcttttcatcattttgaGTTGGTATCAAGAAGACTAGCCTTGCTGCAGTTGGTTTTCACTTCTTTGATTTCGAGGCATTTATGTTAGTTTTGCAAGAGTGGACTATACGGATTGAGGTTTATTGTTATTTCTTTTGGGAAAAGACTCTTTTAAATATCATTAAGAGATAAGACTTCTTTGGTGTATTCTAATGATCAACTTTTGGCATATAAGCTCTAGTTTTAGGGgtgttgattatttttattcttttccttGTTTTCTTTCATCCGTCAATATGATTTAGCTACCTTAGACTAGATTCACAGATGTCATCTTTCTCAATTGTTTTGGGGATTCCATTTTATTCACCACttgtatatatttgttttgaatcatcaaataatcatatATTAGATCTTAATCAGTCAGTTCAATTGGGCAACCAATGTTTGTTttttccctataaaaataatagCTTAGTTGCATGCCGGCAGATAATGAAGAGATTACACGGTTCAAACCTTCAGCATCGAACAACCACGTACCAAATGGAGTGCCTACTTCTGGTGCTGCCACCCAAACACTCGGTGTCACAGGAAGGGTAATGTCATATTCATCAGCAAGTCCAAATGTTGTTCCATGCTTAATAAAATAGTCAAACTGTAATTATATTAACCCATTTTTCGCAATTGTTTACATGTTTTTTAAACTGATAATATTTTGCCATTTATTCTTTTTAGTGCTTTTgttatgtaacatttttttggtGATGTTATTGATGATTCTGTCTGCAGGATGCATTAGAGGATTTCCGACCATTGACAACATTTGGGTCCTTTGACAATCGAAATGTGCATGAGACTGTCCATGTTCCTAGTCGCAGCAAAAGTGTGCTATCAAGTTTTTTTGTCAAGCAAAGATCTGCAAAATTGAGAGCCGGCTCGGTCTCATAAATACCTCTTCAGGCAAATGCTAGCCATTCTGTTTTGTGACAGATTTTGACAGAAGAGTTAAGGAAACACTTAAATCTACTCAGTTGCGTTATGCCCTTTCCATTCACTATGCGTCCACAAATGCCCAAAATTacttgattttttcttcttttggtaaATCAAAGTATCCCGTGCATAACTGCGGAATAgaattactttattttatatttgtagtTTATGTCTTTGAATAATGACAGTGCATAATAATTGTATAGTAAGGCTAGCTGGTAGCCCCAAAGTAATGATGATCAAAAATATAATCTTCTGCTTGCTAGATTACTCAAGGCAGCCATATACTTGTGAATTATGATCCATATACACTGACACACACACTATTTAGGCACACAACTTGACTTATGATGTATTGTCCTAATAATATTGTCctaaaatatatgtcattttcagttttcagtataatagtaatatttttatttctttcaattgtactctattaattattttcatcacTTCTAAGGtattatattccattttgatgaTAATGGTGGATACACAAATGTTTAACCAACTTAAAGTCATTCTAGTCTTTACAAGCAtctttgattaaaattttgtaatttcattAAGCATTTTGGAATCGCTAATGAAAGGAACTAGATTGATGCGATCTTATAATTTTAAGGACTAGTTTTGATCTTTGTTGAAAAGGGcacaaattataattaaaaactcACTTGTATTATTCGATTTTGAATGATATATACCCATGAATTAGTCACGTATATTATTATGTTAATAATGAAGTTGATCTTTGAAATTGTATGATCGTATCAGCCTAGCCTCTACGTTATCAATATTCTAAAATAATTcatgaaattataaaatgtcaatgaagtttatttgtttatttgaatTTGTTATCAAATGTACCCCTACCATTAATTAGTTTCAAATTATCTAATATTTGTAGTTGGTCTAGTGGTTGGTTTGAGATTTTGGAGTGTACTCTCTCAGTGTCTCGGGTTCGATTTCCTCTAGTGTCAATTTCGGTAGACAAGTTTGCTCTGACTTTAAATGAGTCCCACAAGTAGGCGGTGGGATTGGACCTCTCAGATTAATCGGTTATTTCGATGGACAGGTTTGCTCtgacttttttttcaaaaaaaaaaaaaaagtttgctcTGACTTTAAATGGGTCCCACAAGTGGGTGGTGGAATTGGACCTCTCAGATTAGTCGATTCTTAAATCGGATaatgagtttttaaaaaaaaaagtttcaaattaTCTACAATATTAACAACTCAATGTCATTTTGACCTTACAATATcaactaaattttattaaaattttgtaacTAGATAAATCATCTTTAAATATTGATGATATGAGGGACTAGAATAATTTTCTAATCATCAAATATTAGATGATTAGACATTTTTTAACACAAAATATTATATGGTCAACTGTTAATAGAATAATGGGAGTGAATTTTCAAGATCTCAGTTTTCATGTTTCGATTCTCTCCGCTGTTAATTTCGGTTAACTAGTTTGgcttcttcaaaaagaaaaaaaaatatcatgggAGGAACATGCTTTAACTTCAGATGCTCAAACAACATCACAACTAACTAGTTGAGGTGCCATTTCTTTGATCTATTTAGGTAAAACTTAATAAATACTTTAATAAGTAATAAACCAATAGATAAATacttttaagaaataaatattacagatatgtatataaatataaattgaaattaactttttcgtctcaatatttttttagtatgcccaacttttatttattattcattcgAACTGCTAATGGTTGGTTTGTGAGGAAATAGAGAAATTCTTAGATCAAAACTTGAACCTATTTCCTTATCACTAAATGAATGCATGATCAGTACATAAACAGCAACAATTGTTTGGTGCAAGATTCAGACACACAACATTTgtgcatatatatatactttatcTTACTCTACTCATCCAGCCCTTTGAATGGTGATAAGAATGACATAAATCCAAtagtattaaaatattaaacagTTATAACAAGAAAAATGCCATAAACCACTCTTTCTTCTGacatttgattttgaattaagaAAAATGGTGATTTTGAATCTTCTGACATGTGAAGGATGAACCCAACGATTCAGATTCAACTAAAACACTTTCTTTTTCAATCATAAAgtattaatttcaataggtTTACATCTATAACTATAAAAAAATGCGATAAGCCACAATAAATATCAGGCACTCTCCAAACTCCAAAGTTCACATTGATACATCTGTTTGACAACACCAAAAAACTACCAAGTAACGCTAAGGAAATTCAACGGATCAACCATTGTAGAGTTGCTTTTTGATCACTGTCAAGCTTCAATTAGATTCCAATCCAGCCAGCAAAAGGATCAAACATGCATGGTACACAGTTGCTTCTAAACATAGAAAAGGAGTGACAAAATTTTTGGTATGCATAGCTTTCCCTGTTTTACTGTATCAGATTCTAGGTGCTGCATTAAGAATCACAGGTTCGTTGTCAGTTGCATGCCAGAAAAACATATATAGTAAAATACCCACAGGAAAATAAACAATTAGCATATAACAGTGTAGCAACGCAAAATTGCTAATAGGAGATGAATAAGATTGGCTTGCCAAATAACTGAGTTGAAACTCATAGTTAGTTAGCTAGCATAAATGTCTTCCTGAGAGCCACTGAATCTTCATAGAAAATAATATACATATCAGTATAAATTCAGAGTATCTACCTCCACCAATTGTTGCTTCAGGCAACCGCTCGATTGAGTATCTATGTTTGGTGATGTACATTATTGGCACACCAGGAATCTGCAATACAGAAACCAAGTCCATGAGTCATGCATCCAGGTTCAACATCAAAGCAATGACAAGTAGAGAAACGATTAGTTATTTTACCTTCCGGATCCTCCTCTTCAAGTCTCGATCACATGTCGCGACAATGAAGCATTTACTCTGCTCCCAAGAAAATGGTTTGTttaaataatttggaacaaaatAATGAAACAGGGTGTAGGTGTGTGTTGCTGTTGCTGTTACTCTTTTAttcttatttcaaattattccttaataaaataaaactgttATACTTAAATGGATATACATAGCAATCGCCAAAGAAATTGGAAACCATGAACACCAAGAATTAAGCAAATAATACTTGATTGTAATCATTAGCTCAGCTATGAATTCACagttaaaaaaacttttttgcaaTGTTCAAAAGTAGATTAAGCTAAGAGAGAAGAAAAGTACTCAAACTCAAAACTAGTTGATCAAGATGACCCCATATACTGCCAAGAGATTAAAATATGCAAGACCTAAAAATAGACACTGAAATTCTTTGTCATTATTTTGGATCTTGCCTTCATTATTTGATCAAAACAATAATCTAAAACCGTTTTTTCTTTCCATGAGATCATAGGACACGAAAAAAACAGTAATAGATCATTTTCGTTAAGTCTGACAGCCTTTGATCAACCTAAACAATCAAACTAATCCCATATGCTATTTAACAGATGCTTAAAAACAAATCACACCTCGGTAACTCTGTCAACAAGGCAGTCATCAGCATAGGTACCCCTATGAGTACAGAGTAATCTCTCAAATCGAGGATCCTTTGCAATCCTGCCATTATAGAAGTGATAAATCAATACAACCTGAAGCTAAAACTGgaaaaatataattcattttctgTAATAAACTGAGAGATGGCTTGTAtcataaatataatcaatagtAGCATGAAAAGAAATGATTTTTCCCATTTTACGGGAGAAAATGGATGAATGAAGTCTGGATATCTGATTTCTTTTATCttccaaaatgaaaaatagggattttagtataaaaatatcCCAACAAAAAATTTGGCAGCCGTATAGTAAAGatgaaaactaaacaaaaagCATCGTAAAGCCCAGCATGCATAACACAATTGCGAATTCTTACGCATACATAGCAGGCGTATGAAAATATAGACCATTAAAAATCAAGGCACATAAGATCTACCTTAGAGCTACACGATATTTTGTGCCCAACTTCTCTAGTTCTGCCATCACACAGTCTGTGATACACGGGGTACCTGAAAATCCGAAGTATTAACAGGACAACGATAAGAATAATGTATAGGATGTTAGATTCAAATATGCCATACCACATTCGAAGACCAACTTTCCAATCATAGGAAAGGCTATCAAAACACAAGCTCAAAAGGAACCCCAACATTCAACAAAacatatacatcaaaatacaCAGATTAAGTGaagtaatcatcaattcaacTCACATTTTGCATATAAGCAGTCCATCATTCCTTTCTCCAAATCCAACTGCAGAAAAAAAGTCCTTTAGGTCAGCCACACCAATaaagaaacttcaaaaataaaattataaaactcACACTGTTTGAATTAGAtcaatcaaacattaaaatgatttacaacaacaacaacaaccaaaccttATCCAACCAAGGGGGTTGACTGCATGGATCAAATTGCACCACAATGTTCTAACATAAACCATATTTCAATCCAACTCATTAAACTCTACAACTTTCTTAACGAtctctcttatagtttttctaggccTTCCTCTGCCTATAATGATTTGACTATCCACCATatgatctactctccttactacaGAATCTAcaagtcttctctctacatgcgcaaaccacctaagcctagATTCCACCATAGGTGTtaccccaactctctctctaatgttgtcatttctaattCTAACATCCTCATTTCTTCTAGGCTTATTTTATCcgtgttgttttaattttccaCAGATTTATCCGCATGTTTTAATTTTCCACTAGAAATTTGTTAAATTTATCATTCCAATGCTTTGAGGAAACGCTCATAAGTATCATACTATCATAAGTACGTAGCCAAAATACAATCACAAACATCATTGGCATCATACACTATAAGATTGAACAAAAATCACTTACCTAttcaaaaaaagatataaaattcacaataaaaaatacatcaaaaaggaaattaaaaaaataaaataacacatacTTTATTCTGAATGGAGAAATTGATGAAATTGGTATCGACCAAAACACGATAAGGAGGTCCCAAAGCAGTGTTGTAGTGAAAGAAAAGTGCCGAAGAATGAGTAGGACTGAATAATGCAAATTCAGAAAAGTGATtattaaaacctaaaataaaaaataaaaaaaatttgataaattgaaTAGGAATGAAAAGTAAGAAGAAAGGCTTACACGTTTCTGGGTAACTTTTCTTTAAGAGTGTTCTTCTTTTCTGGGTTCAAAACCGCTTCTTTATAGctgaaattgaaacaaaaattaaaagtgaaaatagAGTGAAAAAACGAAGCATATGAATTTAGAGAAGGGGAAAATAAATTACCTTTTGATTGCTTTGGAAGTGACCATCTTCTTCATAACAGCGAATTTGGGTCCTTTCTTAGCTTTACCCATTGTTCTGCGAAATTGACAAGCTAGTAGTTATAGCTTCACTGTAAACGTGAACTGTTGCCGAGGTTTCGCTATACTCCAGACAAAAACGAAGTGAAGAAGAAAGCAAAATTAGGGTTACAGcttgatgtttttatttggttttttttttttttaaggatgttttAATTTGGTTCATTGAGTTCATTTTTGCTCCATTTAAGAAAGactcaatttttcccttttcaCCTCATAGATGACTGACATGTGGAAAATTTAAAACGAAAATCCGGTGGGTTGTTTCATATACATGAGAGAGCATGCTGGTTTTTTTTTAAcgttttaatctcaacccttaattttaattttgccacatgtcagttATCTATGAGGTGAAAAGGGAAAAATGGAGCCTTCTTAAATTGAGCAAAGATGAACTCTGagtccatctttgctccatttaagtTTGCTCCATTTATCCTATTTACCATCATGGATgtatgacatgtggcaaaagaaaaaatcaaaggCTGAGATTAAAAGGGTTGGAAAAAactttgttttgtcaaaaacaagGCTACGcgcttctgttttttttttctttctgttttttgtttaattaacaAGGCTACGCCGGCGAGAGGGAAGCTTAGCCAAGATTAAATCCAAAGTTGATTGCATAGCAACTCCTCCTTGTCATGCCTTTTGTTGGTTAGATCAATGACGTTCTGAGCTTGTTCCACAAACTGATCAAAGGCTTCTCTTGTGACAAACTGAAATGATGGAAGTTCCTGCTGATGTttcagttgttgttgttgaagcaTATTGAAACCTGGCTGATGGGTATTTAGATTTGGTTGGATTACCCCCACCTTGTGACGGTAATGAATTGATGTTGGTCTGTTGGGGATTAACGGTGTTTTGAGATTTATTCTCCATTGTTAGCATTTTCATAGATAATCAGACTGAAAAGAAGGAACACCAGTATCGAGTTAAATAATCGATGTTCAATACAGTAGAAACCTAAGCTATCTTTAAAATTGATGAATTCCACACAGTCGTTGTATGAATGGAGAGGGCAGCGTCGGCGCCGGCGCCGACGAGAGGGAGAGAGAAACATGGAAGTGATGATggtgagaggaagaagaagggtcaTGAATGGTGTGGAGTTGTATCTCAGAAAAAACAGACGCGCGTAGCCcttgtttttgacaaaacaatGTTTTTTCCAACCCTTTTAATCCCAGcccttgattttttattttgccacatgtcacacatcCATGATGGTAAATGGTGTAAATGGAGCAAACCTACTACATACACCACCTCAGAACTCAACTTCGGCACCGCTTCCTCCTTCAAATAACTTATTGATTGCATAtttaaatcaaattattatgaGAAACATGTATATGTTTACAAAAGTTCAATTCAGATATAAACCAAAATTTCAACAATGAGTTTAAATAAGTGATATTCAATTCAAAGATTGACGAGTTTCCCACcaataattgattttggatATCTATTTGGGTGAAAGAAAATATCTCATGTTGGTGGCAATTTTCATTTTGTAAATGGCGATTTAGAGGGAGGAAGAAGATGGTAAAACGACAGCTCCGACGAAAGCAGAAGGAACTTTTGTTGTTTATCGGAGGGAGAAGAAccgattttcttttcttttattttttttatcaaatcaaatgtaGCAAGgagtaaatgaaaaaaatctacCACATtcattagatttattttttccatatgTCAAACATCTATGCATTCAAAAGGAGTAAATGGAGCATGgttaaatggagcaaagatggactCCTTTTTTTCACTCTCCAACCCGGTTCAATTAGCCGGTTTGGTTCAGTTATTAAAACATTAAGTAGAGGGGTTAAGATCCTcgttatttataaaaataaatggaagatgcaatttggagagagataaacacaaaaaaaaaaataggtggtGGGTTCAAccattcttaattatttttctttttatgtgtctttatctttCTAACTGGAGGGAAATGGAGAGGATATTGACTCTAACGAGAGTTGGACCCTAATGAAATTGTAATTTGCATATGTTAAGACTCGAACTTGTACTCAACGAGAGATTGGTCCAAGTGGGAAGATATCAATCTCACAATGAATCATTGTTAACGCGACCACGATTAATCGCTCACCACTAAACGGcgataaaaaatcattaattcattaataagatttaattactTATCACTTCTTTATCTTTTTGCATCATAACGAATTCAAATTTTAACTATAAAATAAGTTGATTCAataagtttaattttaatttttttaaatattacttAACGTATTTAGTCTCTTATGCACATGTGCTActaacacaattttttaaaattaaaaatatgatttgttcAACAAAGTGCATATCAAAATACCAttataaacttaataaaaaaaaaataccattatAAACTTCGAGTGCAGAATATAATTACCTTTTCGTTTGTATATATTAATGAAGAGtacttaaatattaatgtaTTAACAAgttgatataatatatatttattttactcTAGTGCTTCTTTAGGACATAATCCAAATTATGTTT containing:
- the LOC11431764 gene encoding rRNA-processing protein FCF1 homolog; this translates as MGKAKKGPKFAVMKKMVTSKAIKSYKEAVLNPEKKNTLKEKLPRNVPTHSSALFFHYNTALGPPYRVLVDTNFINFSIQNKLDLEKGMMDCLYAKCTPCITDCVMAELEKLGTKYRVALRIAKDPRFERLLCTHRGTYADDCLVDRVTESKCFIVATCDRDLKRRIRKIPGVPIMYITKHRYSIERLPEATIGGAPRI
- the LOC11431339 gene encoding protein ABIL1 isoform X2; this translates as MEFAMEQSKSFVFALQELKNLRPQLYSAADYCEKSYLRSDQKEIVLDNMKDYAARALVNAVDHLGTVACKLSDLLEQQTLDVSTMDLKISTLNQRLLTCQVYTNKEGVRQQQLLAIIPRHHKHYILPNSVNKKVHFRPYKQTDAKQNSFRTRNRPQPSGTPVAKTLSWHLASETKSTLKKRSSHASKKIKDAKFSAKTTGVFHLTVACRQIMKRLHGSNLQHRTTTYQMECLLLVLPPKHSVSQEGMH
- the LOC11431339 gene encoding protein ABIL1 isoform X1 yields the protein MEFAMEQSKSFVFALQELKNLRPQLYSAADYCEKSYLRSDQKEIVLDNMKDYAARALVNAVDHLGTVACKLSDLLEQQTLDVSTMDLKISTLNQRLLTCQVYTNKEGVRQQQLLAIIPRHHKHYILPNSVNKKVHFRPYKQTDAKQNSFRTRNRPQPSGTPVAKTLSWHLASETKSTLKKRSSHASKKIKDAKFSAKTTGVFHLTDNEEITRFKPSASNNHVPNGVPTSGAATQTLGVTGRDALEDFRPLTTFGSFDNRNVHETVHVPSRSKSVLSSFFVKQRSAKLRAGSVS